Proteins co-encoded in one Streptomyces sp. JH34 genomic window:
- a CDS encoding MFS transporter encodes MPPASTGASTVMLDAAVSPSPAATSPTVPDRLTPGGPGYRRMSFALFAAGIATFALLYSTQALLPAVSASFGATAGQASWTVSAATGALALCVLPLSALSERFGRRQMMTASLAVAVVIGLLVPFAPSIGWLIALRAVQGAALAGLPASAMAYLAEEVRPKALVAAIGLFVAGNSIGGMSGRILAGWVAQLWGWRVALGAIGLLAVACAVVFHLMIPKARHFSPSSLNPKALAKTVTGHLSDPLLRRLYAIGALFMTVFGAVYTVIGYRLVDEPFGLPQGIVGSIFLVYLVGTVSSAAAGRLVARLGRRGALYLAVSTTAAGLLLSLADQLAAILAGLVLITAGFFAGHAVASSSVSRTATSGRAQASALYQSAYYLGSSAGGTLGAVAFHAGGWAGTVALGVIAVLGVLSITLFGSRAARTERLRAASPAPVHN; translated from the coding sequence ATGCCTCCTGCCAGTACCGGGGCGTCCACCGTCATGCTGGACGCCGCCGTTTCGCCGTCTCCCGCCGCCACCTCCCCCACCGTCCCGGACCGCCTCACGCCCGGCGGCCCCGGCTACCGCCGGATGAGCTTCGCGCTCTTCGCGGCGGGGATCGCGACCTTCGCCCTCCTGTACTCCACCCAGGCCCTGCTGCCCGCCGTGTCCGCGTCCTTCGGCGCGACGGCCGGCCAGGCGAGCTGGACGGTCTCGGCGGCGACCGGCGCGCTGGCCCTCTGCGTCCTGCCGCTGAGCGCCCTCTCCGAGCGCTTCGGGCGACGCCAGATGATGACGGCCTCCCTGGCGGTCGCCGTGGTGATCGGGCTGCTCGTCCCCTTCGCCCCGTCGATCGGATGGCTGATCGCGCTGCGCGCGGTCCAGGGTGCGGCACTGGCCGGTCTGCCCGCCTCCGCGATGGCCTACCTGGCCGAGGAGGTCCGGCCCAAGGCGCTGGTCGCCGCGATCGGACTCTTCGTGGCGGGCAACAGCATCGGCGGCATGAGCGGTCGCATCCTCGCCGGGTGGGTCGCCCAGCTGTGGGGATGGCGGGTGGCGCTCGGCGCGATCGGGCTGCTCGCCGTGGCCTGCGCGGTGGTCTTCCACCTCATGATCCCCAAGGCCAGGCACTTCAGCCCCTCCTCGCTCAACCCGAAGGCACTGGCGAAGACCGTCACCGGTCACCTGTCCGACCCTCTGCTGCGCCGGCTGTACGCCATCGGCGCCCTGTTCATGACCGTGTTCGGCGCGGTGTACACCGTGATCGGCTACCGGCTCGTCGACGAACCCTTCGGCCTCCCGCAGGGCATCGTCGGCTCGATCTTCCTGGTCTACCTCGTCGGCACGGTCTCCTCCGCCGCCGCGGGCCGGCTGGTCGCCCGGCTGGGCCGCCGGGGCGCGCTCTACCTCGCGGTCTCCACGACGGCGGCGGGCCTGCTGCTCTCCCTGGCCGACCAGCTGGCCGCGATCCTGGCGGGCCTCGTCCTCATCACGGCGGGCTTCTTCGCCGGGCACGCGGTCGCCTCGTCCTCGGTGAGCCGCACGGCGACGTCCGGGCGCGCGCAGGCGTCGGCGCTGTACCAGTCCGCGTACTACCTGGGCTCCAGCGCGGGCGGCACGCTCGGTGCCGTCGCCTTCCACGCCGGCGGCTGGGCCGGCACGGTCGCCCTGGGCGTGATCGCGGTCCTCGGCGTCCTGTCGATCACCCTGTTCGGCAGCAGGGCGGCCCGGACGGAGCGGCTCCGCGCCGCGTCCCCCGCACCGGTGCACAACTGA
- a CDS encoding uridine kinase, with protein MLDTNRTSRGSPTRVNASHFCSVSSQPIPTRVVLLAGPSGSGKSSLAARSGLPVLRLDDFYKEGNDPTLPRVTGSTDIDWDSALSWDADGAVAAVAELCATGRTSVPLYDIATSARTGQETLDIERTPLFVAEGIFAADIVERCQELGLLADALCLRGRPVTTFRRRLLRDLREGRKSVPFLLRRGWRLMRAERGIVARQTALGAYPCGKDEALGRLASAAAGRCRTPRSRVPN; from the coding sequence ATGCTCGATACCAACAGGACCTCCCGGGGATCCCCTACGCGGGTCAATGCCTCACACTTCTGTTCTGTGAGTTCCCAACCGATCCCCACGCGCGTCGTGCTGCTCGCCGGTCCGTCCGGCTCCGGCAAGTCCTCCCTCGCGGCCCGCAGCGGTCTCCCGGTGCTTCGCCTGGACGACTTCTACAAAGAGGGAAACGACCCGACACTGCCGCGGGTCACCGGCAGCACGGACATCGACTGGGATTCCGCCCTGTCCTGGGACGCGGACGGCGCCGTCGCGGCCGTGGCGGAGCTGTGCGCCACCGGGCGTACGTCCGTCCCCCTGTACGACATCGCCACGAGCGCGCGGACGGGCCAGGAGACGCTCGACATCGAGCGCACGCCCCTGTTCGTCGCCGAGGGCATCTTCGCGGCGGACATAGTGGAGCGCTGCCAGGAACTGGGCCTGCTCGCGGACGCTCTGTGCCTGCGCGGCCGGCCGGTGACGACGTTCCGCCGGCGGCTGCTGCGCGATCTGCGCGAGGGGCGGAAGTCGGTGCCGTTCCTGCTGCGCCGCGGCTGGCGGCTGATGAGGGCCGAGCGGGGCATCGTGGCCCGCCAGACGGCGCTCGGCGCGTACCCCTGCGGCAAGGACGAGGCGCTGGGCCGGCTCGCCTCAGCGGCGGCCGGGCGCTGCCGGACCCCGCGGAGCCGGGTGCCGAACTGA
- a CDS encoding aldehyde dehydrogenase family protein has translation MSDGRLSVFKTYKLYVGGKFPRSESGRVYEVNDSKGRWLGHAPQSSRKDARDAVVAARKAFGGWSGATAYNRGQILYRVAEMLEGRRDQFVREVADAEGLSKSKAAAVVDAAVDRWVWYAGWTDKIGQVVGGVNPVAGPFFNLSTPEPTGVVAVLAPQDSSFLGLVSVIAPVIATGNTAVVVASADAPLPALSFGEVLATSDLPGGVVNILSGRAAELAPTLASHQDVNAIDLTGADAGLAKESEIAAADNLKRVLRPQAVDWSADPGTHRLTAFLETKTVWHPTGALGASGSSY, from the coding sequence ATGTCTGACGGGCGACTGAGCGTCTTCAAGACCTACAAGCTGTACGTCGGGGGCAAGTTCCCCCGCTCCGAGAGCGGCCGGGTGTACGAGGTGAACGACTCGAAGGGCAGGTGGCTGGGACACGCCCCGCAGTCGTCCCGCAAGGACGCGCGTGACGCGGTCGTGGCCGCGCGCAAGGCGTTCGGCGGCTGGTCGGGCGCGACCGCGTACAACCGCGGGCAGATCCTCTACCGCGTCGCGGAGATGCTGGAGGGCCGCCGGGACCAGTTCGTCCGCGAGGTCGCGGACGCCGAGGGGCTGTCGAAGTCCAAGGCGGCGGCGGTCGTCGACGCGGCGGTCGACCGCTGGGTCTGGTACGCGGGCTGGACGGACAAGATCGGCCAGGTCGTGGGCGGGGTGAACCCGGTCGCGGGACCCTTCTTCAACCTGTCCACCCCGGAGCCGACGGGCGTGGTCGCGGTCCTGGCCCCGCAGGATTCGTCCTTCCTGGGTCTGGTCTCGGTGATCGCCCCGGTGATCGCCACGGGCAACACCGCGGTCGTCGTCGCGTCGGCGGACGCGCCGCTGCCCGCGCTCTCGTTCGGCGAGGTCCTGGCGACGTCGGACCTGCCGGGCGGTGTGGTGAACATCCTGTCGGGACGGGCGGCGGAGCTCGCGCCCACGCTGGCGTCCCACCAGGACGTCAACGCCATCGACCTCACGGGAGCCGACGCCGGTCTCGCGAAGGAGTCGGAGATCGCGGCGGCCGACAACCTGAAGCGCGTCCTCCGTCCACAGGCTGTGGACTGGTCGGCCGATCCGGGGACACATCGTCTGACGGCCTTCCTGGAGACCAAGACGGTCTGGCACCCGACGGGCGCACTGGGAGCCTCCGGCTCCTCCTACTGA
- a CDS encoding sigma-70 family RNA polymerase sigma factor encodes MSDLTATTDVDSRLEGHRVELTGYCYRMLGSAFEAEDAVQDTLVRAWRNFDKFEGRSSLRSWLYRIATNVCLDMLNAGNKRARPVDLTGPTPLAQAALNPLPENTWLEPMPDGRILPSVADPAEAAVARESVRLAFVAALQHLPPKQRAVLILREVLAWKASEVAELLDTSVASVNSALQRARATLSDTEGTAPDTSNPLDDEQRKLLDRYVAAFEGYDMAALTALLREDAVMTMPPFDLWLQGPDDITGFMLSIGASCAGSRLVATEANGTPAFAHYKPNPDGPGFVPWAVQVIDISDGAITGMHCFLDTPRWFPLFGLPDHLEADTA; translated from the coding sequence ATGAGTGATCTGACAGCGACGACGGACGTCGACAGCCGTCTCGAAGGACACCGGGTCGAGCTGACCGGCTACTGCTACCGGATGCTCGGCTCGGCCTTCGAGGCGGAGGACGCGGTCCAGGACACGCTGGTCCGCGCCTGGCGCAACTTCGACAAGTTCGAGGGCCGTTCCTCCCTGCGCTCCTGGCTGTACCGCATCGCGACGAACGTCTGCCTGGACATGCTGAACGCCGGCAACAAGCGGGCCCGGCCGGTGGATCTGACCGGCCCGACACCGCTGGCCCAGGCCGCGCTGAACCCTCTCCCGGAGAACACCTGGCTGGAGCCGATGCCGGACGGCCGCATCCTGCCCTCGGTGGCCGACCCGGCGGAGGCGGCCGTGGCCCGCGAGTCGGTGCGCCTCGCGTTCGTCGCCGCCCTCCAGCACCTGCCGCCCAAGCAGCGGGCGGTGCTGATCCTGCGCGAGGTCCTGGCGTGGAAGGCGAGCGAGGTCGCCGAGCTGCTCGACACCTCGGTCGCCTCGGTCAACAGCGCGCTCCAGCGCGCCCGGGCGACACTGTCGGACACGGAGGGCACGGCTCCCGACACCTCGAACCCGCTGGACGACGAGCAGCGCAAGCTGCTGGACCGCTATGTGGCGGCGTTCGAGGGGTACGACATGGCGGCGCTGACGGCGCTGCTCCGCGAGGACGCCGTGATGACCATGCCGCCGTTCGACCTCTGGCTCCAGGGGCCCGACGACATCACCGGCTTCATGCTCAGCATCGGCGCGAGCTGCGCGGGTTCCCGGCTGGTGGCCACGGAGGCCAACGGGACCCCGGCCTTCGCGCACTACAAGCCGAATCCGGACGGGCCGGGCTTCGTGCCGTGGGCGGTGCAGGTCATCGACATCTCGGACGGCGCCATCACCGGGATGCACTGCTTCCTGGACACCCCACGCTGGTTCCCGCTGTTCGGGCTGCCGGACCACCTGGAGGCCGACACCGCGTGA
- a CDS encoding L,D-transpeptidase, protein MRIMGNISGVRVRRGAVLSVAGLVAAPALVLGTGTAAQAASCTAAKGPYQKQVEKWLKRTADGRQSAADCKAIRSFQVAKGITPAAGYAGPVTWRTMKTITAQKAAGKNPNAAKKCPTNKGRIACVDLTRQLSWIQDGSKLKFGPVPVRTGRNGDETRTGARKIYWRNINHWSTLYDVSMPYAQFFDGGQAFHSVTKSMYNNPGSAGCVNMRPGDAKAYWNLLKNGDDVHVYGRKPGT, encoded by the coding sequence ATGAGAATCATGGGGAACATATCCGGCGTACGGGTACGGCGCGGTGCCGTTCTGTCCGTCGCCGGCCTGGTGGCCGCACCGGCCCTGGTCCTGGGCACCGGGACGGCCGCCCAGGCGGCGTCCTGCACGGCCGCGAAGGGGCCGTACCAGAAGCAGGTGGAGAAGTGGCTCAAGCGGACGGCCGACGGTAGGCAGTCGGCGGCCGACTGCAAGGCGATCCGCTCGTTCCAGGTGGCGAAGGGCATCACCCCGGCCGCCGGGTACGCGGGGCCGGTCACCTGGCGCACGATGAAGACCATCACCGCCCAGAAGGCCGCGGGCAAGAACCCCAACGCCGCGAAGAAGTGCCCCACGAACAAGGGGCGCATCGCCTGCGTGGACCTGACCAGGCAGCTGAGCTGGATCCAGGACGGGTCCAAGCTGAAGTTCGGCCCGGTGCCGGTGCGCACGGGCCGCAACGGCGACGAGACGCGGACCGGCGCCAGGAAGATCTACTGGCGCAACATCAACCACTGGTCGACGCTCTACGACGTCAGCATGCCGTACGCCCAGTTCTTCGACGGCGGGCAGGCGTTCCACTCGGTCACCAAGTCCATGTACAACAACCCGGGATCGGCGGGCTGCGTCAACATGCGCCCGGGGGACGCGAAGGCGTACTGGAACCTGCTGAAGAACGGCGACGACGTCCACGTCTACGGGCGCAAGCCCGGCACCTGA
- a CDS encoding PspC domain-containing protein — MAALARPRDGRMLGGVCAALARRFGTSAGTMRVIFLVSCLLPGPQFVLYLALWLLLPSEKTTAATAW, encoded by the coding sequence ATGGCCGCACTTGCCCGCCCCCGTGACGGACGCATGCTCGGTGGAGTGTGCGCGGCGCTGGCACGGCGCTTCGGCACCTCCGCAGGGACGATGCGTGTCATCTTCCTGGTGTCGTGTCTGCTTCCCGGCCCCCAGTTCGTGCTCTACCTGGCGCTGTGGCTACTGCTGCCGTCCGAGAAGACCACGGCCGCGACGGCCTGGTGA
- a CDS encoding adenosine deaminase, translating into MTSQTLNVPGPDQIRRAPKVLLHDHLDGGLRPGTIVELALAQRYDALPETEPDKLGAWFRDAADSGSLERYLETFAHTCAVMQTRDALFRVAAECAEDLAEDGVVYAEVRYAPEQHLTAGLSLEEVVEAVNEGFREGERRARANGHRIRVGALLTAMRHAARALEIAELANRYRDLGVVGFDIAGAEAGYPPTRHLDAFEYLKRENNHFTIHAGEAFGLPSIWQALQWCGADRLGHGVRIIDDIEIADDGTVTLGRLASYVRDKRIPLELCPTSNLQTGAAASYAEHPIGLLRKLHFRATVNTDNRLMSGTSMSGEFERLTETFGYTLDDMQWFTVNAMKSAFIPFDERLAMINDVVKPGYAELKSEWLFRQTAVTSGSSSFAG; encoded by the coding sequence ATGACGAGCCAGACCCTGAATGTCCCCGGTCCCGACCAGATCCGCCGCGCGCCCAAGGTGCTGCTCCACGACCATCTCGACGGCGGGCTGCGCCCCGGAACGATCGTCGAACTGGCACTCGCGCAACGCTACGACGCCTTGCCCGAGACCGAGCCCGACAAGCTCGGCGCCTGGTTCCGCGACGCGGCCGACTCCGGCTCGCTGGAGCGCTACCTGGAGACGTTCGCCCACACCTGCGCGGTCATGCAGACCCGGGACGCGCTGTTCCGTGTGGCGGCGGAGTGCGCCGAGGACCTCGCCGAGGACGGCGTCGTCTACGCGGAGGTGCGCTACGCACCCGAGCAGCACCTCACCGCCGGCCTGTCCCTCGAAGAGGTGGTCGAGGCGGTCAACGAGGGTTTCCGCGAGGGCGAGCGCCGTGCCCGCGCGAACGGCCACCGCATCCGCGTCGGCGCCCTCCTCACCGCCATGCGGCACGCCGCCCGCGCGCTGGAGATCGCCGAACTCGCCAACCGCTACCGCGACCTGGGCGTGGTGGGCTTCGACATCGCGGGCGCCGAGGCGGGATACCCTCCCACCCGGCATCTGGACGCCTTCGAGTACCTCAAGCGCGAGAACAACCACTTCACCATCCACGCGGGCGAGGCCTTCGGCCTGCCGTCGATCTGGCAGGCCCTGCAGTGGTGCGGCGCCGACCGGCTCGGCCACGGTGTCCGCATCATCGACGACATCGAGATCGCCGACGACGGCACCGTGACGCTGGGCCGTCTCGCCTCGTACGTGCGTGACAAGCGGATCCCGCTGGAGCTCTGTCCGACCTCCAACCTCCAGACCGGTGCGGCGGCCTCGTACGCCGAGCACCCCATCGGGCTGCTGCGGAAGCTGCATTTCCGCGCCACCGTCAACACGGACAACCGGCTGATGAGCGGGACGAGCATGAGCGGGGAATTCGAGCGGCTGACCGAGACATTCGGATACACGCTCGACGACATGCAGTGGTTCACAGTCAATGCGATGAAATCAGCGTTCATTCCTTTCGATGAACGTCTGGCGATGATCAACGACGTCGTGAAGCCCGGATATGCGGAGCTGAAATCAGAGTGGCTCTTCCGGCAGACCGCTGTGACCAGCGGATCCTCCTCCTTCGCGGGCTGA
- a CDS encoding HAMP domain-containing sensor histidine kinase produces the protein MSDSAKRSILAGLRWTSLRLRLLIVFALVALTAAVSASGIAYWLNREAVLTRTQDTALGDFRRQMQNRAASLPLEPTADDLRDAAEQMAHSGPGYHVLLIGTHDGKPVTGSSDLDSFTKADVPASLQKQVNKKQPLTSANTYEYHLFWQRTTLGNTPYLVAGTKIIGGGPAGYMLKSLDQEREDLSSLAWSLGIATALALVGSALLAQAAATTVLRPVQRLGDAARKLGEGKLDTRLVVSGTDELADLSHTFNKAASSLEKKVADMSAREESSRRFVADMSHELRTPLTAITAVAEVLEDEADSLDPMIAPAVHLVVSETRRLNDLVENLMEVTRFDAGTARLVLDTVDVADQVTACIDARAWLDAVDLDAERGIMVRLDPRRLDVILANLIGNALKHGGSPVRVSVRTDEDELVIEVRDHGPGIPEEVLPHVFDRFYKASASRPRSEGSGLGLSIAVENAHIHGGDITASNLPDGEGAVFVLRLPRDAERLTGAPGSDDPDGDEKGGAA, from the coding sequence GTGAGCGATTCCGCGAAACGCTCCATACTCGCGGGTCTTCGCTGGACCAGCCTGCGGTTGCGCCTTCTGATCGTGTTCGCGCTGGTGGCCCTGACGGCGGCGGTGTCCGCGTCGGGCATCGCGTACTGGCTCAACCGCGAGGCGGTCCTGACGCGTACGCAGGACACGGCGCTCGGCGACTTCCGCCGTCAGATGCAGAACCGGGCCGCGTCGCTGCCGCTGGAGCCCACCGCGGACGATCTGCGGGACGCGGCCGAGCAGATGGCGCACAGCGGCCCGGGCTACCACGTGCTGCTGATCGGCACCCACGACGGCAAGCCCGTCACCGGTTCGTCCGACCTGGACTCGTTCACCAAGGCCGACGTGCCCGCCTCGCTGCAGAAGCAGGTGAACAAGAAGCAACCGCTGACGTCGGCCAACACCTACGAGTACCACCTGTTCTGGCAGCGTACGACGCTGGGCAACACGCCTTATCTGGTGGCGGGTACGAAGATCATCGGCGGTGGTCCTGCCGGGTACATGCTGAAGTCGCTCGACCAGGAGCGGGAGGACCTCAGTTCGCTGGCGTGGTCCCTGGGGATCGCGACGGCGCTGGCCCTGGTGGGCTCGGCGCTGCTGGCCCAGGCCGCGGCGACGACCGTGCTGCGGCCGGTGCAACGGCTCGGTGACGCGGCGCGCAAGCTCGGCGAGGGCAAGCTCGACACCCGTCTCGTGGTCTCCGGCACCGATGAACTCGCCGACCTCTCCCATACGTTCAACAAGGCCGCGAGCTCCCTGGAGAAGAAGGTCGCCGACATGAGCGCGCGGGAGGAGTCGAGCCGCCGCTTCGTGGCCGACATGTCCCACGAGCTGCGCACCCCGCTGACCGCGATCACGGCGGTCGCCGAGGTGCTGGAGGACGAGGCGGACAGCCTGGACCCGATGATCGCTCCGGCCGTGCACCTGGTGGTGAGCGAGACCCGCCGGCTGAACGACCTGGTCGAGAACCTCATGGAGGTCACCCGTTTCGACGCCGGCACCGCACGGCTCGTCCTGGACACGGTCGACGTCGCGGACCAGGTGACCGCCTGCATCGACGCCCGGGCCTGGCTGGACGCGGTCGATCTCGACGCGGAGCGCGGCATCATGGTGCGGCTGGATCCGCGCCGGCTCGACGTGATCCTGGCGAATCTGATCGGCAACGCCCTCAAGCACGGCGGTTCGCCGGTACGGGTCTCCGTACGGACCGACGAGGACGAGCTGGTCATCGAGGTGCGCGACCACGGGCCGGGCATCCCCGAGGAAGTCCTGCCCCATGTGTTCGACCGCTTCTACAAGGCGAGTGCCTCACGCCCCCGCTCCGAGGGCAGCGGTCTCGGCCTGTCCATCGCGGTGGAGAACGCCCACATCCACGGTGGCGACATCACCGCATCGAATCTTCCGGACGGCGAGGGCGCGGTGTTCGTGCTGCGGCTCCCGCGGGACGCGGAGCGGCTGACCGGTGCTCCTGGGTCGGACGACCCGGACGGCGACGAGAAGGGCGGCGCGGCGTGA
- a CDS encoding LysR family transcriptional regulator gives MAHQHSSQPRLSPSGYEEDIRAVLAPRLAYFEAVARHEHVTRAAHELGVPQSTLSRAMVRLEQDLGVALFARRGRTVSLTPAGRTFLGSAERALAEVEKAADSVRADADPTAGKVAFGFLHTMGSETVPALIRAFRADHPKVRFQLVQNYGEAMIDRLRAGGLDLCLTSPVPDAPDLVAMRLDEQRLRLVVPDDHRLAGRRRIRLAEAADETFVTLEPGYGLRRITDDLCAEAGFTPRIAFEGEEAETLRGLVAAGLGVALLPPPAVARPGVVELTVTAPRAAREIGVAWLDGHPDTPPVAAFKRFLLSRRGSLLPD, from the coding sequence ATGGCGCATCAGCACAGCTCACAGCCACGGCTGTCACCGAGCGGTTACGAAGAAGACATCCGGGCCGTGCTCGCGCCACGTCTCGCTTACTTCGAGGCGGTGGCCCGCCACGAGCACGTCACCCGCGCCGCCCACGAGCTCGGAGTCCCGCAGTCGACGCTGTCGCGCGCCATGGTGAGACTCGAACAGGACCTGGGGGTCGCCCTGTTCGCCCGCCGCGGGCGCACCGTCTCGCTCACCCCCGCCGGCCGCACCTTCCTCGGTTCGGCCGAACGCGCCCTGGCGGAGGTGGAGAAGGCGGCGGACTCGGTACGCGCCGACGCCGACCCCACGGCGGGCAAGGTCGCCTTCGGCTTCCTGCACACCATGGGATCCGAGACCGTGCCCGCCCTGATCCGTGCCTTCCGTGCCGACCACCCCAAGGTCCGCTTCCAGCTCGTCCAGAACTACGGTGAGGCCATGATCGACCGCCTGCGGGCGGGCGGCCTCGACCTCTGCCTCACCTCGCCCGTCCCCGACGCCCCGGACCTCGTCGCCATGCGCCTGGACGAGCAGCGGCTGCGCCTGGTCGTCCCTGACGACCACCGGCTGGCGGGCCGTCGACGCATCCGTCTCGCCGAGGCCGCCGACGAAACGTTCGTCACCCTCGAACCGGGTTACGGGCTGCGCCGGATCACCGACGACCTGTGCGCCGAGGCCGGTTTCACCCCCCGGATCGCGTTCGAGGGGGAGGAGGCGGAGACGCTGCGCGGCCTGGTCGCGGCCGGGCTCGGGGTGGCGTTGCTGCCACCGCCCGCCGTCGCCCGGCCGGGCGTGGTCGAGCTGACGGTGACCGCGCCGCGCGCGGCCCGCGAGATCGGGGTCGCCTGGCTCGACGGCCACCCCGACACCCCGCCGGTGGCAGCCTTCAAACGCTTCCTGCTGTCGCGCCGGGGCAGTCTGCTGCCCGACTGA
- the afsQ1 gene encoding two-component system response regulator AfsQ1 has product MPFLLLIEDDDAIRTALELSLSRQGHRVATAATGEDGLELLREQRPDLVVLDVMLPGIDGFEVCRRIRRTDQLPIILLTARSDDIDVVVGLESGADDYVVKPVQGRVLDARIRAVLRRGERESTDSATFGSVVIDRSAMTVTKNGEDLQLTPTELRLLLELSRRPGQALSRQQLLRLVWEHDYLGDSRLVDACVQRLRAKVEDVPSSPTLIRTVRGVGYRLDSPQ; this is encoded by the coding sequence GTGCCTTTCCTGTTGCTGATCGAGGACGACGACGCCATCCGCACAGCCCTCGAACTCTCGCTGTCACGCCAGGGCCACCGTGTGGCCACCGCGGCGACGGGAGAGGACGGCCTGGAGCTGCTCCGGGAGCAGCGGCCGGACCTGGTCGTGCTGGACGTGATGCTGCCCGGGATCGACGGTTTCGAGGTCTGCCGGCGGATCCGGCGCACCGACCAACTGCCGATCATTCTGCTGACCGCGCGCAGCGACGACATCGACGTCGTGGTGGGACTGGAGTCCGGCGCGGACGACTACGTGGTGAAACCCGTACAGGGCCGGGTGCTCGACGCCCGTATCCGCGCGGTCCTGCGCCGCGGGGAGAGGGAGTCCACCGACTCGGCGACGTTCGGGAGTGTCGTCATCGACCGCTCGGCGATGACCGTCACCAAGAACGGGGAGGACCTGCAGCTCACGCCGACCGAGCTGCGGCTCCTGCTCGAACTGAGCCGCCGCCCCGGACAGGCCCTGTCCCGGCAGCAGTTGCTGCGTCTCGTGTGGGAGCACGACTACCTCGGTGACTCCCGGCTGGTGGACGCCTGTGTGCAGCGGCTGCGGGCGAAGGTCGAGGACGTGCCGTCCTCGCCGACCCTGATCCGTACCGTGCGCGGTGTGGGCTACCGGCTGGATTCGCCTCAGTGA
- a CDS encoding SigE family RNA polymerase sigma factor → MNALHSSTSSAVVTRLHDVGRSPEKSGAAGRGRARGAGRQHSSYLTMVDVPTGENGGSAYGEGSGDRSLPDRTEDAEAAFTAYVQERRASLYATAYHLTGDRYEAEDLLQSALFSTYRAWDRISDKAAVGGYLRRTMTNLHISAWRRRKLNEYPTEELPETVGDTDAMRGTELRAVLWQALARLPELQRTMLVLRYYEGRTDPEIASILDISVGTVKSSIWRSLRRLREDEVLSFGRDEEESFGELVA, encoded by the coding sequence ATGAACGCACTGCACAGCAGCACCTCAAGCGCAGTTGTCACGCGCCTTCACGACGTCGGGAGGAGCCCGGAGAAGTCCGGTGCCGCAGGACGGGGGCGTGCACGTGGCGCCGGGCGTCAGCACTCGTCGTACCTGACGATGGTTGACGTGCCCACGGGGGAAAACGGGGGAAGCGCGTACGGGGAGGGCTCGGGGGACCGGTCGCTCCCGGACCGGACGGAGGACGCCGAAGCCGCGTTCACCGCCTACGTCCAGGAGCGCCGTGCCTCCCTGTACGCGACCGCCTACCACCTGACCGGCGACCGGTACGAGGCCGAGGACCTGCTGCAGAGCGCCCTCTTCTCGACGTACCGGGCCTGGGACAGGATCAGCGACAAGGCGGCGGTCGGCGGATACCTCCGCCGCACCATGACCAACCTGCACATCAGCGCCTGGCGCAGGCGCAAGCTCAACGAGTACCCGACCGAGGAGCTGCCGGAGACGGTCGGCGACACGGACGCGATGCGGGGCACGGAACTGCGGGCGGTGCTCTGGCAGGCGCTCGCGCGGCTGCCCGAACTCCAGCGCACCATGCTGGTCCTCCGCTACTACGAGGGCCGCACGGACCCGGAGATCGCGTCCATCCTCGACATCAGTGTCGGCACGGTGAAGTCGAGCATCTGGCGGTCGCTCCGCCGGCTGCGCGAGGACGAGGTCCTCAGCTTCGGACGTGACGAGGAGGAGTCCTTCGGCGAGCTGGTGGCCTGA
- a CDS encoding VanZ family protein, which yields MDVRHSSDGPAVIRFRAAGVFLLLAHLLFVSWLTLRPLDVPWMTAANLQPLAGIRADLALGPAEAARRIGEALLLLAPLGVLLPMAGGRLLVSPWASLARTVAAGALISMAIELAQTAVPGQVVDVDSLLLNTAGVAVAHLLVVPLSRSRLRRGNRAGAGDLSRIGIRSVLAESPQGSTPTITRVGIAP from the coding sequence GTGGACGTGCGTCACAGTTCGGACGGCCCGGCCGTCATCCGCTTCCGCGCGGCGGGGGTATTCCTCCTCCTCGCACATCTTCTGTTCGTCAGCTGGCTGACGCTGCGCCCGCTGGACGTGCCCTGGATGACGGCCGCGAACCTCCAGCCGCTCGCCGGGATCAGGGCGGACCTGGCTCTCGGTCCTGCCGAGGCGGCACGGCGCATCGGTGAGGCCCTGCTGCTCCTGGCACCGCTGGGGGTACTGCTGCCGATGGCCGGCGGCAGACTACTGGTCTCCCCCTGGGCCTCGCTGGCCCGTACGGTCGCCGCCGGCGCGCTGATCTCGATGGCCATCGAGCTGGCGCAGACGGCGGTGCCGGGTCAGGTCGTGGACGTCGACTCGCTGCTGCTGAACACCGCCGGCGTGGCGGTGGCCCATCTGCTGGTCGTCCCGCTGTCGCGTTCCCGGCTGAGGCGGGGCAACCGGGCGGGGGCCGGGGACCTGTCCCGGATCGGGATCCGGTCGGTCCTGGCCGAGAGCCCTCAGGGGTCCACCCCGACGATTACCAGGGTCGGCATCGCCCCGTAG